The Chitinophagales bacterium genome has a window encoding:
- a CDS encoding S41 family peptidase, protein MNRLITIISILLLCASCEKAIFKKKGTSTDPMANFDYLWEQVDIRYAYFDTKNVDWNTIRTKYAAKVYSGMSEDELFNVMGAMLNELRDGHVNLISPFNISVYDIELLGPDNIDDRVILENYIGTDRVITGPFMHDFLRNKEIGYIRFPSFPGTVDNVQLDYILNRYKDTKGLIFDIRQNGGGVVNDAYTILSRFINKSTFVYQSRGKTGPGHNEFGEMERSDLAPSESAIKYLKKIVVLTDRGTYSSGSFFTLIAKSIDNMVVIGDTTGGGLGLPNGGQLPNGWTYRCSITQTLDTSGNNYENGIPPDRVVRVDKVRLAMGIDDVLEAAMNEIK, encoded by the coding sequence ATGAACAGGCTGATAACAATCATATCTATACTACTACTATGCGCTTCCTGTGAGAAAGCCATATTTAAAAAGAAGGGAACATCAACTGACCCTATGGCTAACTTCGACTACCTATGGGAGCAGGTGGACATCCGCTATGCCTACTTCGATACCAAAAATGTTGACTGGAATACTATTCGTACCAAATACGCGGCAAAGGTATATTCAGGCATGAGCGAGGACGAACTATTCAATGTAATGGGTGCCATGTTGAATGAGTTGCGCGACGGGCATGTAAACCTGATATCCCCTTTCAATATTTCAGTATACGACATAGAATTACTGGGACCAGACAATATAGACGACCGGGTAATACTTGAAAATTACATCGGTACCGACAGGGTAATTACCGGTCCGTTCATGCATGATTTTCTGCGCAACAAAGAGATCGGCTATATACGTTTCCCATCATTTCCTGGCACGGTTGATAATGTGCAACTGGATTATATATTAAATAGGTATAAAGACACCAAAGGGTTGATATTTGATATCAGGCAAAATGGAGGTGGTGTAGTCAATGATGCCTACACCATTCTCAGCAGGTTCATCAATAAGTCAACTTTTGTATATCAGTCAAGAGGCAAAACAGGGCCGGGACACAACGAGTTTGGCGAAATGGAACGATCAGATCTTGCCCCATCTGAATCAGCCATCAAATACCTGAAAAAAATAGTGGTGTTAACAGACAGGGGGACATATAGCTCCGGTTCCTTTTTTACACTCATAGCCAAGTCTATTGACAATATGGTAGTAATAGGCGACACCACGGGCGGCGGATTAGGATTGCCCAATGGAGGTCAGCTTCCCAACGGCTGGACATATCGCTGCTCCATAACACAAACCCTGGATACAAGTGGCAATAACTATGAGAATGGGATACCACCTGACAGAGTTGTGCGTGTAGATAAAGTGCGCCTGGCAATGGGTATAGATGATGTGCTGGAGGCAGCTATGAACGAGATCAAATAA
- a CDS encoding SRPBCC domain-containing protein, producing MYRHIKHSITINATPADVWRALTDKDLIREYMFGTETTCDWQKGSKLSYTGEYEGHKYNDGGEILEAEPERLLKHTYWSSMSGVEDIPENYALVTYTITPGNGGTILTAEQ from the coding sequence ATGTACAGGCACATAAAACACAGCATTACAATAAACGCTACACCCGCTGATGTATGGAGAGCACTGACGGATAAAGACCTTATCAGGGAGTACATGTTTGGTACAGAAACCACTTGCGACTGGCAGAAAGGGAGCAAACTCTCATATACCGGCGAGTACGAAGGACATAAATACAATGACGGCGGAGAAATACTGGAAGCAGAACCGGAAAGACTACTGAAACACACCTATTGGAGCTCTATGAGCGGTGTGGAAGATATTCCTGAAAATTATGCCTTAGTTACCTACACCATAACACCTGGCAACGGCGGAACCATACTAACAGCAGAACAGTAG
- the lipA gene encoding lipoyl synthase, which yields MQELPVINNIDTTQTRVKKPNWLRVKLPIGEEYRHVRNLVDNHKLHTICESGNCPNMGECWGAGTATFMILGNICTRSCGFCAVATGRPEAVDWDEPQRVAEAIHLMQVKHAVITSVDRDELKDGGSIIWANTIKAVRALNPETTLETLIPDFRGQWENLERIIEVAPEVVSHNVETVERMTRKVRIQAKYRRSLEVIRRLKDGGMRTKSGIMLGLGEEKDEVIQTLQDLKDNGCDVVTLGQYLQPTQKHLPVVRFVHPDEFAEYREAGYKIGLDYVESGPLVRSSYHSEKHVIPGEGRSTWEAEKQAV from the coding sequence ATGCAGGAATTACCGGTTATTAATAACATAGATACGACACAAACACGCGTAAAAAAACCAAACTGGTTGCGCGTAAAACTACCTATAGGTGAAGAGTACCGTCATGTACGCAACCTGGTAGACAATCATAAATTACATACCATCTGCGAAAGCGGCAACTGCCCAAATATGGGAGAATGCTGGGGTGCAGGTACGGCTACTTTCATGATATTGGGTAATATATGTACCCGTTCGTGCGGATTTTGTGCGGTGGCCACAGGCCGCCCCGAAGCTGTAGACTGGGATGAACCACAGCGTGTGGCAGAGGCTATTCACCTGATGCAGGTGAAACATGCTGTTATCACATCGGTAGATAGGGACGAACTGAAAGACGGCGGCTCTATAATCTGGGCTAATACCATAAAAGCTGTTCGCGCGCTGAACCCGGAAACTACGCTGGAAACGCTGATACCTGACTTCCGCGGGCAGTGGGAGAACCTGGAGCGCATTATTGAAGTAGCACCAGAAGTAGTATCACACAATGTAGAAACAGTAGAACGCATGACCCGCAAGGTGCGTATACAGGCTAAATACCGCCGCAGCTTAGAGGTGATACGCAGGCTGAAAGACGGTGGCATGCGCACCAAAAGCGGCATCATGCTGGGGCTGGGCGAAGAAAAAGATGAAGTAATACAAACACTACAGGACCTGAAAGATAATGGCTGTGATGTAGTAACCTTAGGACAGTACCTGCAACCTACGCAGAAACACCTGCCCGTTGTACGTTTCGTTCATCCTGATGAATTTGCTGAATATCGCGAAGCAGGGTATAAAATAGGGCTGGACTATGTAGAGAGTGGCCCGCTGGTACGCTCATCGTACCACAGCGAAAAACATGTGATACCGGGCGAAGGCCGCAGCACATGGGAAGCAGAGAAGCAAGCTGTGTAA
- a CDS encoding OsmC family protein: MTSKLIYKGDLRTLATHSLSGTTIETDAPPDNNGKGERFSPTDLVATAMAACMCTLMGIAARTHNINIDGIECEIEKIMASHPRRISEVKVAMHFPKDITYTDKEKKILELAALTCPVIESLHPDLKKTVTFDWL; the protein is encoded by the coding sequence ATGACATCGAAACTTATTTATAAAGGCGACCTGAGAACACTGGCAACCCACTCATTATCAGGTACCACTATCGAAACAGATGCTCCACCTGATAATAATGGAAAAGGAGAACGTTTCTCTCCAACAGACCTGGTAGCTACGGCAATGGCAGCCTGCATGTGCACGCTGATGGGTATAGCCGCACGTACGCATAATATTAATATTGATGGTATTGAATGTGAAATAGAGAAAATAATGGCTTCCCACCCGCGCCGCATTAGCGAGGTGAAGGTGGCAATGCATTTCCCTAAGGATATTACCTACACTGATAAGGAAAAGAAAATTCTGGAACTGGCCGCTCTGACTTGCCCGGTTATAGAAAGCCTGCATCCCGACCTGAAGAAAACGGTGACTTTCGACTGGCTATGA
- a CDS encoding DUF2851 family protein, whose amino-acid sequence MQERLLHTIWQYSLYSPTELKTIQGEPITVVHPGRYNTDAGPDFLEAKIKVGNTTLAGHVEIHVRSSDWEKHGHEGDEAYKNIVLHIVHEHDADAGPANTPVLCIAPYVSQDVIAKYEYLSYAKSDLPCANHLADVKDIIKYSWLTRLLAERWEEKLGTWQELLDESAGDWSSLLYWRLAANFGFKVNADAFLALARSLPLNILAKHRENLLQVEALLYGQAGMLENIEDDVYPSALKTEYDYLRKKYKLTPIPAHSWKYMRLRPANFPTIRIAQFAALIHKSVHLFSVIIEKSTVQEIQPLFDVRAGHYWETHYNFGEAAEKDSKKNLGKSSIQNIIINTIAPIKFLYASQQSTEAEQEIALKLLDELPAERNHIIDTWTNNNWPPANASQSQAQIQLYNNYCSKKRCLNCAIGLSIVKS is encoded by the coding sequence ATGCAGGAACGTCTATTACATACCATCTGGCAATACAGCCTTTATTCGCCAACAGAACTGAAAACCATACAGGGTGAACCCATAACCGTGGTGCACCCCGGCAGGTATAATACGGATGCCGGTCCTGACTTCCTAGAGGCTAAAATAAAAGTGGGTAACACCACCCTTGCCGGGCATGTGGAAATACACGTGCGCAGCAGCGACTGGGAGAAACACGGCCACGAAGGTGATGAGGCCTATAAAAACATCGTGTTGCACATTGTGCATGAGCATGATGCGGATGCAGGCCCTGCCAATACACCAGTATTATGCATTGCTCCTTATGTATCTCAGGACGTTATCGCTAAGTACGAATACCTGTCGTATGCAAAAAGCGACCTGCCTTGCGCTAATCACCTCGCAGATGTAAAAGACATTATCAAATACAGCTGGCTGACACGATTGCTTGCCGAACGCTGGGAAGAAAAGCTGGGCACCTGGCAGGAACTGCTGGACGAATCGGCAGGGGACTGGAGCAGCCTGCTCTACTGGCGGCTGGCTGCTAACTTTGGATTTAAAGTGAATGCAGATGCTTTTCTCGCACTGGCAAGGTCACTGCCTTTGAACATATTGGCGAAACACAGGGAAAACCTTTTGCAGGTAGAAGCACTGCTGTACGGACAGGCAGGTATGCTGGAAAATATTGAAGATGATGTTTATCCCAGTGCACTGAAAACAGAATATGATTACCTGCGCAAAAAATACAAACTGACACCAATACCGGCACATAGCTGGAAGTACATGCGGCTGCGCCCCGCCAACTTCCCTACCATACGCATTGCACAGTTTGCGGCCCTGATACATAAGTCGGTACACCTGTTCTCAGTCATCATTGAAAAAAGCACTGTACAGGAGATTCAGCCCTTGTTTGATGTGCGTGCAGGACATTACTGGGAAACACATTACAACTTTGGTGAAGCGGCAGAAAAGGACAGCAAGAAGAACCTGGGCAAGTCGTCCATTCAGAATATCATCATCAATACCATTGCCCCTATAAAATTCCTGTATGCAAGCCAGCAATCTACAGAAGCAGAGCAGGAAATAGCTTTAAAATTGCTGGATGAACTACCTGCGGAGCGCAACCACATCATTGACACCTGGACAAACAACAACTGGCCTCCTGCCAATGCCTCCCAATCGCAGGCGCAGATACAACTATACAATAACTACTGTAGTAAAAAACGTTGTCTTAACTGCGCCATAGGACTAAGCATCGTCAAATCATAG
- the pyrF gene encoding orotidine-5'-phosphate decarboxylase, whose product MNRAALIQTIRDKKSVLCVGLDTDLTKIPQHLVSEPDPAFAFNKAIIDATKDYTVAYKLNTAFYEAQGIKGWESMQKTLAYIPKDIFTIADAKRGDIGNTAEQYAKTFFHTYPFDSVTVAPYMGEDSVKPFMQFDGHWAIVLGLTSNKGSADFQLQPSGNELVYEKVLKTVASWGSPDNTMFVIGATRKEQLQHVRSLLPEHFFLVPGVGAQGGDVATVCSNAMNNDAGILINVSRGVIYVSNGTDFAEKAGEAAADYQQQMAAYL is encoded by the coding sequence ATGAACAGAGCTGCTTTAATACAAACAATCAGGGATAAGAAATCAGTATTATGTGTCGGGTTGGATACCGACCTGACGAAGATACCACAACACCTGGTGTCTGAGCCCGACCCGGCATTTGCCTTCAACAAGGCTATAATAGATGCGACAAAAGACTATACTGTCGCCTATAAGTTGAATACCGCTTTTTACGAAGCGCAGGGCATAAAGGGTTGGGAGAGCATGCAAAAGACATTGGCATATATTCCCAAAGATATATTTACTATAGCTGACGCTAAACGCGGCGACATTGGCAATACGGCAGAGCAATACGCCAAAACATTCTTCCACACCTATCCTTTTGATAGTGTTACAGTAGCGCCTTATATGGGCGAAGACAGCGTGAAACCTTTCATGCAATTTGACGGTCATTGGGCAATAGTGCTGGGACTCACCTCTAATAAAGGCAGTGCTGATTTTCAGCTGCAACCAAGTGGAAATGAACTGGTGTATGAAAAAGTGCTGAAGACCGTCGCGAGCTGGGGTTCTCCTGACAATACAATGTTCGTGATAGGCGCTACGAGAAAAGAACAACTGCAACATGTGCGCAGTTTGTTGCCTGAGCATTTCTTCCTGGTGCCGGGTGTTGGCGCACAAGGTGGCGATGTAGCTACCGTTTGCAGCAACGCTATGAACAACGATGCGGGCATACTGATCAATGTATCGCGCGGAGTAATATATGTAAGCAACGGAACCGACTTTGCAGAAAAAGCAGGCGAAGCCGCCGCAGACTATCAACAACAAATGGCAGCTTATTTGTAA
- a CDS encoding thiamine-binding protein: MSYNVNLAIQILPLHMDKEQAYSTIDAAIAKVQQSGLKYVVCPFETVIEGPYETVMQLVNDMQEACYAAGAKNLLVNMKLHRSNEKDMAIEDKTGKYQ, translated from the coding sequence ATGAGCTACAACGTAAATCTCGCGATACAGATACTGCCCCTGCATATGGATAAAGAACAAGCATATAGTACGATAGATGCTGCCATTGCCAAAGTGCAGCAGTCTGGACTGAAATATGTAGTATGCCCTTTTGAAACTGTTATTGAGGGCCCATACGAAACGGTAATGCAACTGGTAAACGATATGCAGGAAGCATGTTATGCAGCCGGAGCCAAAAACCTGCTGGTGAATATGAAACTGCACCGCAGCAACGAAAAAGACATGGCCATAGAAGACAAAACAGGTAAGTATCAATAA
- a CDS encoding DUF2911 domain-containing protein has translation MKYITLALLLLTGVATTSFAQGLKLPALSPTAKITQAFSTSEITIDYSRPSMRGRKIFGGLVAYGEVWRTGANAATKVMFGEDVNVGGVDVKAGTYALYTVPNVNEWEVILNKGVGNWGTGGYTTDDDVARFKVKPTKFNNAAETFTITIDDITFNSCDITLKWENTKVVIPVKANNADRIAKDITKAVEEPNIPYYQAASYYNETGQNLDKALEYVNKALETRQDAFWMWNLKARIAQQLGKKDIAIEAANKAIEVSKGSAYEAEQKRNNEAIIKAMSAKK, from the coding sequence ATGAAATACATCACTCTTGCACTATTATTATTAACAGGCGTTGCAACTACATCATTTGCACAAGGCCTGAAATTACCTGCGCTTAGTCCTACAGCTAAGATCACGCAGGCATTCTCTACTTCTGAAATTACCATTGATTACAGTCGTCCTTCTATGCGCGGCCGTAAAATATTCGGCGGGCTGGTAGCATATGGCGAGGTATGGCGTACCGGTGCCAACGCTGCTACAAAAGTTATGTTTGGTGAAGATGTAAATGTAGGTGGCGTAGATGTTAAGGCAGGTACGTACGCTTTATACACTGTACCTAATGTTAATGAATGGGAGGTTATCCTGAATAAAGGTGTCGGCAACTGGGGTACCGGCGGTTACACTACCGATGATGACGTGGCACGTTTCAAAGTGAAACCAACCAAATTCAACAATGCTGCGGAAACTTTCACTATTACAATAGATGATATCACTTTCAATAGCTGTGACATCACTTTGAAATGGGAGAACACTAAAGTGGTGATACCTGTTAAAGCGAACAACGCAGACCGTATTGCAAAAGACATTACTAAAGCAGTTGAAGAACCAAATATTCCTTACTACCAGGCAGCATCTTACTACAACGAAACAGGCCAGAACCTGGACAAAGCACTGGAGTATGTGAACAAGGCTTTGGAAACACGCCAGGATGCATTCTGGATGTGGAACCTGAAAGCAAGGATCGCCCAGCAGTTAGGCAAAAAAGACATTGCTATCGAAGCTGCAAACAAAGCGATAGAAGTGTCAAAAGGAAGTGCTTACGAGGCAGAACAGAAACGCAACAACGAGGCGATCATCAAAGCAATGTCTGCTAAAAAATAA
- a CDS encoding PIG-L family deacetylase, which translates to MKRSIFSILLLALPLFTLAQQLRPATSAQIYHELNQLKSLTNVLYLAAHPDDENTRMLAWLVNDQHIPTAYLSLTRGDGGQNILGPQLGPALGLIRTHELLEARKLDGGAGQYFTRAVDFGFSKTSDETFKHWDEERLTGDVVWVMRQFRPDVIICRFPPDERAGHGQHAASAIVGHKAFNAAGSADSFKEQFKYVKPWQPKRIFFNAYRFGDRNTTSEDQFKLDVGQYNSLLGMGYGELAGISRSIHRSQGAGTRSVPGVQTEYLALVDGEPATNSIFDGIDITWGRIGRKDIGEKIEKIIKAYDFTHPEKSLPALLALYKEVKDIPDNDWKYRKMKDLEAVILHASGFMAEIVTDKPEVTRGEMVPFSINVIARSKDVKIKLLDIKCLETDTVCYMFLPFDELVTFKRSIRIPGDASYTEPYWLSQPQTQDAFYPIPDPAQLGMPETPNELTATTRVQVGDETFLVEIPLSYKTTDPTHGDVVEQLRVVPEITLDFTSGMYLMADNGDIQTTVHIHTEKDLKGASLVVSNAVISGMVRNIDLAAGKDTTITVTIASDHTSGRPDDKEVELYASVIDGKKMYDKQQHTNKYEHLPTLQYYTQPHAKVLMKAWECKAKNIAYIEGVGDDVSEILRFAGMKVDVLKNEDITAANLAKYDAVLVGIRAINVNEQAPVWMPKLMKYVENGGTLVMQYNTNHSLNTKDIGPYQFSLSRDRVTEEDAEVTILNKEDRLLNYPNKITKADFDNWVQERGLYFADKWDEHYKPLFSMHDAGEEPSKGSTLYTKYGKGYYIYTPLSFFRQLPAGNVGAIKLLCNFLSAGK; encoded by the coding sequence ATGAAAAGATCAATATTCAGCATTTTATTATTGGCGTTACCCTTATTCACCTTAGCACAGCAGCTACGTCCTGCTACGTCGGCACAGATATATCACGAGCTGAACCAGCTGAAAAGTTTAACAAACGTACTATACCTGGCGGCTCATCCTGATGATGAGAACACACGCATGTTGGCGTGGTTGGTTAACGACCAGCATATACCTACTGCATATCTCTCGCTTACACGCGGCGATGGCGGGCAGAATATCCTCGGTCCGCAGTTAGGCCCGGCGTTGGGTTTAATACGCACGCACGAGCTGTTGGAGGCTCGTAAGCTGGATGGCGGTGCCGGGCAGTATTTTACGCGCGCTGTAGATTTCGGTTTCTCAAAAACATCAGACGAGACATTCAAACATTGGGACGAAGAAAGGTTGACCGGAGATGTGGTTTGGGTAATGAGGCAGTTTCGCCCCGATGTCATAATATGTCGTTTTCCGCCGGATGAAAGGGCCGGTCACGGACAGCACGCCGCCTCTGCTATAGTAGGGCATAAGGCGTTTAATGCTGCAGGTAGTGCAGATAGCTTTAAGGAGCAATTCAAATATGTAAAGCCATGGCAACCCAAACGCATATTCTTTAACGCTTACCGGTTTGGCGATAGGAATACTACCAGTGAAGACCAGTTCAAACTGGATGTGGGACAGTATAACAGCCTGTTGGGTATGGGCTATGGAGAACTGGCAGGTATCAGCCGCAGCATCCACCGCAGCCAGGGGGCAGGTACCCGTAGTGTGCCGGGCGTGCAGACCGAATACCTGGCACTGGTAGATGGTGAACCTGCAACTAACTCAATTTTCGACGGCATAGATATTACATGGGGACGTATTGGCCGAAAAGATATTGGGGAGAAAATAGAGAAGATCATCAAAGCTTATGATTTTACACATCCCGAAAAAAGCCTGCCTGCGCTGTTAGCATTGTACAAGGAGGTGAAAGACATTCCGGATAACGATTGGAAATACCGCAAGATGAAAGACCTGGAGGCAGTGATATTACATGCATCGGGTTTCATGGCTGAGATAGTAACAGACAAGCCTGAAGTGACAAGAGGAGAGATGGTACCTTTTTCAATTAATGTTATCGCTCGTAGCAAAGATGTGAAAATAAAACTACTGGATATCAAATGCCTGGAAACGGATACCGTGTGTTATATGTTTTTGCCTTTTGATGAACTGGTAACCTTTAAGCGGAGTATAAGGATACCCGGTGATGCCTCATATACCGAGCCATATTGGTTATCACAACCACAAACACAAGATGCTTTCTACCCGATACCCGACCCCGCGCAATTGGGCATGCCTGAAACACCGAACGAACTGACAGCTACCACACGTGTCCAGGTGGGCGATGAAACTTTCCTGGTCGAAATTCCATTATCTTATAAAACAACCGACCCTACACATGGCGACGTTGTGGAGCAATTACGTGTTGTGCCTGAAATAACGTTAGATTTTACTTCGGGTATGTACTTAATGGCTGATAACGGGGATATACAAACAACCGTACATATACATACAGAAAAAGATCTTAAAGGTGCTTCTCTGGTTGTGTCAAATGCGGTGATAAGCGGTATGGTAAGAAATATTGATCTTGCTGCAGGCAAAGACACTACGATAACTGTTACTATTGCATCAGACCATACCAGTGGCAGGCCTGATGATAAAGAGGTTGAGTTGTATGCAAGTGTAATAGATGGCAAAAAAATGTACGACAAACAACAACACACTAACAAATACGAACACTTGCCAACTTTGCAATACTACACACAACCGCATGCAAAAGTATTGATGAAAGCATGGGAATGTAAGGCGAAGAACATTGCCTATATAGAGGGTGTAGGCGATGATGTGAGTGAGATACTCAGGTTTGCCGGTATGAAGGTTGATGTGTTGAAGAATGAAGATATAACTGCAGCTAATCTTGCAAAATATGACGCAGTGCTGGTAGGTATTCGAGCCATAAATGTAAACGAACAAGCACCTGTCTGGATGCCCAAACTAATGAAGTATGTTGAAAATGGTGGTACACTGGTCATGCAGTACAATACCAACCACAGCCTGAATACCAAAGACATCGGCCCTTATCAGTTTTCGTTATCGCGCGACCGTGTAACGGAAGAGGATGCAGAAGTGACCATATTGAATAAAGAGGACAGGTTGCTGAACTATCCTAACAAGATAACTAAAGCAGACTTTGACAACTGGGTACAGGAACGTGGATTGTATTTCGCAGATAAGTGGGATGAGCACTACAAACCATTGTTCAGTATGCATGATGCCGGCGAGGAACCGTCTAAGGGAAGTACTTTATATACTAAATATGGCAAAGGTTATTACATATACACACCGTTGTCATTTTTCAGGCAGTTGCCTGCAGGTAATGTGGGTGCTATTAAATTATTGTGCAATTTTTTGTCGGCGGGTAAGTAG
- a CDS encoding sodium:solute symporter — MSIIDWIVLLATLSGIILYGVYKSRNLHGSASYLLADKNMPWYIVLLGIMATQASAITFISAPGQAYTDGMRFVQYYFGLPIAMIVISVSFIPIFRKLNVYTAYQYLENRFDQRTRVLTSVLFLLSRVLSTGISIYAPSIILSSIMGWNIYLTNTIMGGLLLVYTYSGGAKAVAHTQKLQFLIILTSMAIAGFMVVQQLPDGLSMSDALYVAGKSGKLNVITTDFSWDDKYNIWSGIIGGFFLALSYFGTDQSQVGRYISGKNLRESRMGLLMNGMVKIPMQFSILLIGALLFAFYSFQYAPVYFNQQAYGKLKEKDPQAVERIETEYTKLRSTYEQQAKAIAANRNNNETLVADFKATQQQITVLRDSVREHINRAAPASDNGDTNYIFLYFVKHNLPKGLIGLLFAIIFLASWGSISAALNSLASSSMMDIQLLNNKQELSEAQQVRLGRLHTLFWGLFSIGVAMFATQMGSLIEAVNVLGSLFYGTILGIFLVAFYMKRIGGKAVFYAAIIAEVLVVIIYAMNWVSFLWLNVIGAALVMLIALLIPGRNTKLS, encoded by the coding sequence ATGAGTATAATTGACTGGATAGTATTGTTGGCGACACTTTCAGGCATCATATTATATGGTGTTTATAAAAGTCGTAACCTGCATGGTTCAGCTTCATACCTGCTGGCCGATAAGAATATGCCCTGGTATATTGTATTGTTGGGTATCATGGCCACACAAGCCAGTGCTATTACATTTATTTCGGCACCGGGGCAGGCATATACCGATGGTATGCGCTTTGTGCAATATTACTTCGGCCTGCCCATAGCTATGATCGTTATCAGTGTCAGCTTCATACCTATCTTTCGCAAACTGAATGTGTACACCGCCTATCAATACCTGGAAAACCGTTTCGATCAACGTACACGTGTGCTCACTTCAGTATTGTTCCTGTTGTCTCGCGTGTTGTCTACAGGTATCAGTATATATGCGCCGTCTATTATCCTGTCCTCCATCATGGGGTGGAACATATACCTGACCAATACGATCATGGGCGGGTTATTGCTGGTTTATACTTATAGTGGTGGTGCCAAAGCGGTAGCGCATACCCAGAAGCTGCAATTTCTTATTATTCTTACCTCTATGGCTATAGCCGGTTTTATGGTCGTTCAGCAATTGCCGGATGGTTTAAGTATGAGTGATGCATTGTATGTGGCGGGCAAGTCCGGAAAGTTGAACGTAATTACTACAGACTTTAGCTGGGATGATAAATACAATATCTGGAGTGGTATCATAGGAGGGTTCTTTCTTGCGCTGTCATATTTTGGTACAGACCAGAGCCAGGTGGGGCGGTATATATCGGGCAAGAACCTCAGGGAGAGCCGTATGGGGTTGCTCATGAATGGTATGGTCAAAATTCCCATGCAGTTTTCTATCTTGCTGATAGGCGCTTTATTGTTTGCCTTTTATAGTTTCCAGTATGCACCGGTTTACTTCAATCAGCAGGCCTATGGCAAACTGAAAGAGAAAGACCCGCAGGCTGTTGAACGCATTGAAACGGAATACACTAAACTGCGCTCTACATACGAACAACAGGCAAAGGCCATTGCCGCCAACAGGAATAATAACGAAACGCTTGTGGCAGACTTTAAAGCGACACAACAACAAATAACCGTTTTACGTGATTCCGTTCGCGAGCATATCAATCGCGCTGCCCCCGCTTCCGATAATGGAGATACCAATTATATCTTCCTGTATTTTGTGAAACACAACTTGCCCAAAGGGCTTATTGGTTTATTGTTCGCTATCATATTCCTGGCGTCATGGGGGTCAATATCCGCCGCGCTTAATTCGCTGGCATCATCATCTATGATGGATATACAGCTGCTGAATAACAAGCAGGAACTCTCAGAAGCGCAACAGGTCCGTTTGGGCAGGCTGCACACCCTTTTCTGGGGGCTGTTCAGCATCGGGGTGGCAATGTTCGCTACGCAAATGGGCTCGCTTATCGAAGCTGTGAATGTACTTGGCTCCTTGTTCTACGGTACCATTCTTGGCATCTTCCTCGTGGCTTTTTATATGAAAAGAATAGGAGGGAAGGCCGTATTCTATGCCGCAATAATAGCCGAGGTATTGGTTGTTATTATCTATGCTATGAACTGGGTCTCTTTCCTCTGGCTGAATGTGATAGGCGCGGCACTGGTCATGCTGATAGCTTTATTGATTCCCGGAAGAAACACTAAGCTGTCTTAG